One stretch of Ipomoea triloba cultivar NCNSP0323 chromosome 8, ASM357664v1 DNA includes these proteins:
- the LOC116027624 gene encoding bifunctional UDP-glucose 4-epimerase and UDP-xylose 4-epimerase 1-like, translating into MVMGRQETVLVTGGAGFIGTHTVVQLLDEGFIVWIIDNLHNAVEEAVQRVRELVGPQLSQNLHFRLGDIRNKDDLEKLFSQTKFDAVVHFAGLKAVGESVAHPFRYFDNNLIGSITLYSVMEKYNCKKLVFSSSATVYGQPEKIPCLEDFQLKAMNPYGRTKLVLEDIARDIQKADPEWRIILLRYFNPVGAHPSGKLGEDPIGIPNNLMPYIQQVAVGRLPELNVYGYDYPTPDGTAIRDYIHVMDLADGHVVALHKLLKQDNIGCVAYNLGTGEGTSVLEMVAAFEKASGKKIPIKLCPRRAGDATAVYASTQKAEKELGWKAKNGIDEMCRDQWKWASQNPWGYQSQP; encoded by the exons ATGGTGATGGGTCGGCAAGAAACGGTTTTGGTGACTGGTGGGGCTGGGTTCATAGGTACCCACACCGTGGTTCAGCTTCTTGATGAAGGCTTCATAGTTTGGATCATTGATAATCTTCACAACGCTGTAGAAGAAGCTGTTCAAAGGGTCAGAGAATTGGTTGGACCCCAGCTCTCCCAGAATCTTCATTTCCGTTTG GGTGATATCAGAAACAAGGATGATTTGGAAAAGTTGTTTTCTCAGACAAA GTTTGATGCTGTTGTCCATTTTGCTGGGCTTAAAGCAGTTGGAGAGAGTGTTGCTCATCCCTTTCGTTATTTTGATAACAACCTAATTGGATCAATAACCTTGTATTCAGTAATGGAAAAGTATAATTGTAAGAAG TTGGTTTTCTCGTCTTCAGCAACAGTTTATGGTCAGCCTGAGAAGATTCCATGTTTAGAGGATTTTCAATTGAAGGCTATGAACCCTTATGGTCGTACCAAG CTGGTTCTTGAAGATATTGCTCGAGATATTCAGAAGGCGGATCCTGAATGGAGAATAATTTTGCTGAGATATTTCAATCCTGTTGGTGCTCATCCCAGCGGAAAACTTGGGGAAGATCCAATAGGCATTCCCAACAATCTCATGCCTTACATCCAACAAGTAGCTGTTGGGCGATTACCCGAGTTAAATGTTTATGGTTACGATTATCCCACCCCTGATGGCACTGCA ATACGAGACTATATCCATGTTATGGATTTAGCAGATGGCCATGTTGTTGCTCTTCACAAACTTCTCAAACAAGATAATATAG GTTGTGTTGCTTACAACTTGGGAACTGGTGAGGGAACATCTGTCCTGGAAATGGTAGCTGCCTTTGAAAAAGCTTCTGGGAAG aaaattccgATCAAACTATGCCCGCGAAGAGCAGGGGATGCAACGGCCGTCTATGCATCAACCCAGAAGGCCGAGAAAGAGCTTGGTTGGAA GGCGAAGAATGGCATAGATGAGATGTGCAGAGACCAGTGGAAATGGGCATCTCAGAACCCGTGGGGATACCAGTCTCAACCTTGA
- the LOC116026846 gene encoding uncharacterized protein LOC116026846 isoform X1, which translates to MVAGKSPEPLPPGWIEHVQVKNGRTTKYYTNGENGKKFYSRKAVINLVKAGDVNHGQNQGINNGETQSQGIGNGDGQNQGTNNGDVPNQGTPKPENRRSKRSTTSPSPSSKLASKTDQSSDWLPPGWTVELKTRSTGLNNGSTYKCYVSPSGRKLYSKTQVSQFLNSAANINTPISNENKNNIEESSSNLEVPQNQTPKENQTRASRKRKSGMDNQTPKTVSPAVAAQDISADGLPAGWIKELRERTCPSGIIRKDPYYIDPVSGYEFRSKRDVMRYLETGDIKKCVIKPKKRDESTPKDIHHNIEESSSKLEVSQNHKSVEDNSHISKRRKSVVDKSPAKIVSPVAVQNDSMGELPPGWIKEYKTRRLAHGIRKDPYYTDPVSGYVFRSKKDAFRYIETGDISKCAMKPTKRELGATSTDISYNTGKPSPKLKVSKNKKSMKVKRHVAKKQKSGIGKRPAKVVSNAEVQTGSVDGLPEGWSRELRPRRCGTKSDPYYIDPVSGFEFRSKRDALRYLETGDIAKCIMKPTKREPGSAFNDKPLNIEESASKLEEPQNNTSGEDLSNISKKRQSHPTKIAVQNSVDGLPAGWIKEIRTRTHASGGMREDPFYIDPVSGYVFRSKKDALRYLETGDIGKCVMKPSKRVPGSTVNDISTPDTDTKKEESGSWTRRQLFAGEELKGKEGADPTDAAPTQAEGSNKRRRSITQDFLNASPEAEVNTVKTPRRRASKGSRAKPTPNALNGDASAPQSMTKTRQPRKTKAPSASVPGRTSKRLAQNKQEVETNLGLNDEGALQAGIVNSSGIEVNTSISPPSSDPAPKVVANTGFVEQAFQSAIPNSGGIDINTSWGPNDPVQKVVADLGLGEEILQGSVMNTSGIDVNTSLAPTPSNPAPKVPQYFDANKPTTEVYHDCLGDEPLFPAENRGIPGKQVVGPHDDDVDMNLPLPVPNPPQPQYRSGECWSDPCLDFALKTLTGGMSAENPQDHPRGAPHQQQHQQQQQQFDPPYTQGDRCFKLPVFDSSRLHPNDPSPHSGSLDKQVSAGSQSPMNSPLLPPGFGIPTYSSIGSQQSGLDARKDYHPPNL; encoded by the exons ATGGTCGCCGGAAAATCTCCGGAGCCTCTTCCTCCCGGATGGATCGAGCATGTGCAAGTCAAAAACGGTCGCACGACCAAG TACTACACAAATGGggaaaatgggaaaaaattttattccaggAAGGCTGTGATAAACCTTGTGAAGGCGGGAGATGTTAACCATGGTCAAAATCAAGGAATCAATAATGGTGAAACTCAAAGTCAAGGAATTGGTAATGGTGATGGTCAAAACCAAGGAACCAATAATGGTGATGTTCCAAATCAAGGAACCCCCAAACCTGAGAATAGACGCTCCAAAAGAAGTACTACTTCACCTTCGCCAAGTTCAAAG CTTGCATCAAAAACAGATCAATCTTCAGATTGGTTACCTCCCGGATGGACAGTTGAGTTGAAAACTCGGTCAACTGGCTTAAACAATGGTAGCACTTACAAG TGTTACGTCAGTCCATCTGGACGAAAGTTATATTCTAAAACTCAAGTGTCTCAGTTTCTCAACAGTGCTGCAAATATCAACACCCCTATCAGCAATGAAAATAAA AATAACATAGAAGAATCCTCCTCTAATCTGGAAGTGCCTCAAAATCAAACTCCTAAGGAGAACCAGACCCGTGCATCTCGAAAACGGAAATCTGGCATGGACAATCAGACTCCTAAGACAGTTTCCCCTGCA GTTGCAGCACAAGACATTTCAGCAGATGGGTTACCAGCAGGGTGGATAAAAGAATTAAGAGAAAGGACATGCCCAAGTGGGATAATAAGAAAGGACCCG TATTATATAGACCCTGTCAGCGGATATGAGTTCCGCTCCAAAAGAGATGTTATGCGCTATTTAGAAACTGGTGATATTAAAAAGTGTGTGATAAAGCCCAAGAAAAGGGACGAATCAACACCCAAGGACATACAT CATAACATAGAAGAATCATCTTCTAAACTGGAAGTGTCTCAAAACCACAAATCTGTGGAGGACAACAGTCATATATCCAAAAGACGCAAATCTGTTGTGGACAAGAGTCCTGCAAAGATAGTTTCTCCT GTTGCAGTTCAAAATGATTCAATGGGTGAGTTACCACCAGGGTGGATAAAAGAATACAAAACTAGAAGACTTGCGCATGGGATAAGAAAGGACCCG TATTATACAGATCCTGTCAGTGGATATGTATTCAGATCCAAAAAAGATGCTTTTCGCTATATAGAAACTGGTGATATTAGCAAGTGTGCTATGAAGCCTACCAAAAGGGAACTGGGAGCAACTTCCACTGACATATCT TATAACACTGGAAAGCCCTCTCCTAAGCTGAAAgtgtctaaaaataaaaaatcaatgaagGTCAAACGCCACGTAGCCAAAAAGCAGAAATCTGGCATTGGCAAGCGCCCTGCAAAAGTTGTTTCTAAT GCTGAAGTTCAAACCGGGTCTGTTGATGGGCTGCCAGAAGGGTGGAGTAGAGAACTTAGACCTAGAAGATGTGGGACAAAAAGCGACCCG TATTATATAGACCCTGTTAGTGGATTTGAATTCCGTTCCAAAAGAGATGCTCTGCGTTATTTAGAAACCGGTGATATTGCCAAGTGCATCATGAAGCCCACAAAAAGGGAACCAGGGTCGGCATTCAATGACAAACCT CTTAACATAGAAGAATCTGCTTCTAAACTGGAAGAGCCTCAAAATAACACATCAGGGGAGGACCTTAGCAACATATCCAAAAAGCGACAATCTCATCCTACAAAG ATTGCAGTTCAAAATTCAGTGGATGGGCTACCAGCGGGGTGGATAAAAGAAATCAGAACTAGGACACATGCATCAGGGGGGATGAGAGAAGACCCG TTTTATATAGACCCTGTCAGTGGATATGTATTCCGTTCCAAGAAAGATGCTTTGCGCTATTTAGAAACTGGTGATATAGGCAAGTGTGTTATGAAGCCCAGCAAAAGGGTTCCAGGATCAACTGTTAATGACATATCT ACTCCTGATACGGATACCAAAAAGGAAGAATCGGGGTCTTGGACCAGAAGACAACTTTTTGCTGGCGAAGAATTGAAAG GTAAGGAAGGTGCTGATCCTACTGATGCTGCCCCGACACAAGCTGAGGGGTCAAACAAAAGACGGCGCAGCATTACTCAAGATTTCCTTAACGCAAGTCCGGAGGCTGAAGTAAATACCGTTAAAACTCCACGCCGAAGAGCGAGTAAAGGTTCTCGTGCAAAACCAACACCAAATGCCTTAAATGGAGACGCTTCTGCTCCTCAGTCTATGACAAAGACGAGACAGCCCAGGAAAACCAAAGCTCCGAGTGCGAGTGTGCCTGGTCGGACCTCGAAAAGACTTGCGCAGAACAAACAAGAAGTGGAAACCAATTTGGGTCTTAATGATGAGGGGGCTCTTCAAGCTGGTATTGTGAACTCCAGTGGAATTGAGGTCAATACATCTATCAGTCCACCTTCCAGTGATCCAGCTCCGAAAGTGGTAGCCAATACGGGTTTTGTGGAACAGGCTTTTCAAAGTGCTATTCCAAACTCCGGTGGAATTGATATCAATACATCGTGGGGACCCAATGATCCGGTTCAGAAAGTGGTAGCCGATTTGGGTCTTGGTGAAGAGATTCTTCAAGGTTCTGTTATGAACACTAGCGGAATTGATGTCAATACATCTCTGGCCCCTACACCCAGCAATCCAGCTCCGAAAGTTCCTCAGTACTTTGATGCTAATAAGCCAACAACCGAGGTTTATCACGACTGCCTAGGCGACGAGCCTTTATTTCCAGCTGAGAACCGGGGCATTCCCGGGAAGCAAGTAGTTGGACCACACGATGACGATGTTGACATGAACTTACCACTGCCAGTGCCAAACCCCCCACAACCACAGTATCGCAGTGGGGAATGTTGGTCAGACCCGTGCTTAGATTTCGCGCTGAAAACCCTTACAGGTGGAATGTCAGCCGAGAATCCTCAGGACCACCCGCGAGGTGCCCCCCACCAGCAGCAGCAtcagcagcagcaacaacaattCGACCCTCCTTACACACAGGGCGACAGATGCTTCAAACTCCCTGTATTTGATTCATCACGCCTTCACCCTAACGATCCTTCACCCCATTCTGGTTCACTAGACAAGCAAGTGTCAGCAGGGTCACAATCACCAATGAACTCGCCTCTCTTACCCCCGGGATTCGGCATACCAACTTACAGCAGCATCGGTTCCCAACAGTCTGGTTTGGATGCTAGGAAGGACTACCACCCGCCTAACCTCTAA
- the LOC116026846 gene encoding uncharacterized protein LOC116026846 isoform X2, which produces MVAGKSPEPLPPGWIEHVQVKNGRTTKYYTNGENGKKFYSRKAVINLVKAGDVNHGQNQGINNGETQSQGIGNGDGQNQGTNNGDVPNQGTPKPENRRSKRSTTSPSPSSKLASKTDQSSDWLPPGWTVELKTRSTGLNNGSTYKCYVSPSGRKLYSKTQVSQFLNSAANINTPISNENKNNIEESSSNLEVPQNQTPKENQTRASRKRKSGMDNQTPKTVSPAVAAQDISADGLPAGWIKELRERTCPSGIIRKDPYYTDPVSGYVFRSKKDAFRYIETGDISKCAMKPTKRELGATSTDISYNTGKPSPKLKVSKNKKSMKVKRHVAKKQKSGIGKRPAKVVSNAEVQTGSVDGLPEGWSRELRPRRCGTKSDPYYIDPVSGFEFRSKRDALRYLETGDIAKCIMKPTKREPGSAFNDKPLNIEESASKLEEPQNNTSGEDLSNISKKRQSHPTKIAVQNSVDGLPAGWIKEIRTRTHASGGMREDPFYIDPVSGYVFRSKKDALRYLETGDIGKCVMKPSKRVPGSTVNDISTPDTDTKKEESGSWTRRQLFAGEELKGKEGADPTDAAPTQAEGSNKRRRSITQDFLNASPEAEVNTVKTPRRRASKGSRAKPTPNALNGDASAPQSMTKTRQPRKTKAPSASVPGRTSKRLAQNKQEVETNLGLNDEGALQAGIVNSSGIEVNTSISPPSSDPAPKVVANTGFVEQAFQSAIPNSGGIDINTSWGPNDPVQKVVADLGLGEEILQGSVMNTSGIDVNTSLAPTPSNPAPKVPQYFDANKPTTEVYHDCLGDEPLFPAENRGIPGKQVVGPHDDDVDMNLPLPVPNPPQPQYRSGECWSDPCLDFALKTLTGGMSAENPQDHPRGAPHQQQHQQQQQQFDPPYTQGDRCFKLPVFDSSRLHPNDPSPHSGSLDKQVSAGSQSPMNSPLLPPGFGIPTYSSIGSQQSGLDARKDYHPPNL; this is translated from the exons ATGGTCGCCGGAAAATCTCCGGAGCCTCTTCCTCCCGGATGGATCGAGCATGTGCAAGTCAAAAACGGTCGCACGACCAAG TACTACACAAATGGggaaaatgggaaaaaattttattccaggAAGGCTGTGATAAACCTTGTGAAGGCGGGAGATGTTAACCATGGTCAAAATCAAGGAATCAATAATGGTGAAACTCAAAGTCAAGGAATTGGTAATGGTGATGGTCAAAACCAAGGAACCAATAATGGTGATGTTCCAAATCAAGGAACCCCCAAACCTGAGAATAGACGCTCCAAAAGAAGTACTACTTCACCTTCGCCAAGTTCAAAG CTTGCATCAAAAACAGATCAATCTTCAGATTGGTTACCTCCCGGATGGACAGTTGAGTTGAAAACTCGGTCAACTGGCTTAAACAATGGTAGCACTTACAAG TGTTACGTCAGTCCATCTGGACGAAAGTTATATTCTAAAACTCAAGTGTCTCAGTTTCTCAACAGTGCTGCAAATATCAACACCCCTATCAGCAATGAAAATAAA AATAACATAGAAGAATCCTCCTCTAATCTGGAAGTGCCTCAAAATCAAACTCCTAAGGAGAACCAGACCCGTGCATCTCGAAAACGGAAATCTGGCATGGACAATCAGACTCCTAAGACAGTTTCCCCTGCA GTTGCAGCACAAGACATTTCAGCAGATGGGTTACCAGCAGGGTGGATAAAAGAATTAAGAGAAAGGACATGCCCAAGTGGGATAATAAGAAAGGACCCG TATTATACAGATCCTGTCAGTGGATATGTATTCAGATCCAAAAAAGATGCTTTTCGCTATATAGAAACTGGTGATATTAGCAAGTGTGCTATGAAGCCTACCAAAAGGGAACTGGGAGCAACTTCCACTGACATATCT TATAACACTGGAAAGCCCTCTCCTAAGCTGAAAgtgtctaaaaataaaaaatcaatgaagGTCAAACGCCACGTAGCCAAAAAGCAGAAATCTGGCATTGGCAAGCGCCCTGCAAAAGTTGTTTCTAAT GCTGAAGTTCAAACCGGGTCTGTTGATGGGCTGCCAGAAGGGTGGAGTAGAGAACTTAGACCTAGAAGATGTGGGACAAAAAGCGACCCG TATTATATAGACCCTGTTAGTGGATTTGAATTCCGTTCCAAAAGAGATGCTCTGCGTTATTTAGAAACCGGTGATATTGCCAAGTGCATCATGAAGCCCACAAAAAGGGAACCAGGGTCGGCATTCAATGACAAACCT CTTAACATAGAAGAATCTGCTTCTAAACTGGAAGAGCCTCAAAATAACACATCAGGGGAGGACCTTAGCAACATATCCAAAAAGCGACAATCTCATCCTACAAAG ATTGCAGTTCAAAATTCAGTGGATGGGCTACCAGCGGGGTGGATAAAAGAAATCAGAACTAGGACACATGCATCAGGGGGGATGAGAGAAGACCCG TTTTATATAGACCCTGTCAGTGGATATGTATTCCGTTCCAAGAAAGATGCTTTGCGCTATTTAGAAACTGGTGATATAGGCAAGTGTGTTATGAAGCCCAGCAAAAGGGTTCCAGGATCAACTGTTAATGACATATCT ACTCCTGATACGGATACCAAAAAGGAAGAATCGGGGTCTTGGACCAGAAGACAACTTTTTGCTGGCGAAGAATTGAAAG GTAAGGAAGGTGCTGATCCTACTGATGCTGCCCCGACACAAGCTGAGGGGTCAAACAAAAGACGGCGCAGCATTACTCAAGATTTCCTTAACGCAAGTCCGGAGGCTGAAGTAAATACCGTTAAAACTCCACGCCGAAGAGCGAGTAAAGGTTCTCGTGCAAAACCAACACCAAATGCCTTAAATGGAGACGCTTCTGCTCCTCAGTCTATGACAAAGACGAGACAGCCCAGGAAAACCAAAGCTCCGAGTGCGAGTGTGCCTGGTCGGACCTCGAAAAGACTTGCGCAGAACAAACAAGAAGTGGAAACCAATTTGGGTCTTAATGATGAGGGGGCTCTTCAAGCTGGTATTGTGAACTCCAGTGGAATTGAGGTCAATACATCTATCAGTCCACCTTCCAGTGATCCAGCTCCGAAAGTGGTAGCCAATACGGGTTTTGTGGAACAGGCTTTTCAAAGTGCTATTCCAAACTCCGGTGGAATTGATATCAATACATCGTGGGGACCCAATGATCCGGTTCAGAAAGTGGTAGCCGATTTGGGTCTTGGTGAAGAGATTCTTCAAGGTTCTGTTATGAACACTAGCGGAATTGATGTCAATACATCTCTGGCCCCTACACCCAGCAATCCAGCTCCGAAAGTTCCTCAGTACTTTGATGCTAATAAGCCAACAACCGAGGTTTATCACGACTGCCTAGGCGACGAGCCTTTATTTCCAGCTGAGAACCGGGGCATTCCCGGGAAGCAAGTAGTTGGACCACACGATGACGATGTTGACATGAACTTACCACTGCCAGTGCCAAACCCCCCACAACCACAGTATCGCAGTGGGGAATGTTGGTCAGACCCGTGCTTAGATTTCGCGCTGAAAACCCTTACAGGTGGAATGTCAGCCGAGAATCCTCAGGACCACCCGCGAGGTGCCCCCCACCAGCAGCAGCAtcagcagcagcaacaacaattCGACCCTCCTTACACACAGGGCGACAGATGCTTCAAACTCCCTGTATTTGATTCATCACGCCTTCACCCTAACGATCCTTCACCCCATTCTGGTTCACTAGACAAGCAAGTGTCAGCAGGGTCACAATCACCAATGAACTCGCCTCTCTTACCCCCGGGATTCGGCATACCAACTTACAGCAGCATCGGTTCCCAACAGTCTGGTTTGGATGCTAGGAAGGACTACCACCCGCCTAACCTCTAA